The following coding sequences lie in one Arachis hypogaea cultivar Tifrunner chromosome 9, arahy.Tifrunner.gnm2.J5K5, whole genome shotgun sequence genomic window:
- the LOC112709932 gene encoding putative FBD-associated F-box protein At3g50710 → MKMDRISLLPDSILCDILSYLPTKEAVSTSILSRRWRHVWKDLQVLDIDDIPFRYTLEWEARFVSYVNAILAQRNPDYPIEKFRLTCKEDSEDSLPILTWLDAIIRPHLQELYLCLDLVVGIALPEAILTFPSLKSLVLKHGDYFDYYPEFPNVYLPSLKNLELDTLCVDPSKLLSGCPVLENLMLIVPDRVYISYVYIPTIQMPRTLKSLIFEDKSTVDNDINHRVIDTPSLEYLYMKIIAKSKLQVSFSNFPNMVEAHLHIHHERAVHVPWVPELLLALRQTKLLALKHLTTRCFFSGVTFGIPEFPRLLNLELDVPCMNTDFLLNFLHNCHVLEDLAVHVWKSDIFRQYYGPAPPTMVPNCVTSHLKSFEFGGYKDSAGEREFIAYLLQRGLALKTVTIHLTYVFDQDTRYDIVRELSAIPRGSTTCQLNFIDLNPVKHTCRSCEEFDTYARGVR, encoded by the exons ATGAAGATGGATAGGATCAGTTTGTTACCGGACTCTATCCTTTGCGACATTCTCTCATACCTCCCAACAAAAGAAGCTGTATCCACCAGCATCCTCTCTCGGAGGTGGCGTCATGTTTGGAAGGATCTCCAAGTCCTTGACATAGATGATATACCCTTTCGGTACACTCTGGAATGGGAAGCTCGATTTGTTTCATATGTGAATGCTATTCTAGCTCAGCGCAATCCAGATTACCCCATCGAAAAGTTCCGCCTCACTTGTAAAGAAGATTCAGAAGATAGCCTACCCATCTTAACATGGCTTGATGCCATTATTAGGCCCCACCTCCAAGAATTGTATCTCTGCCTTGATCTAGTGGTTGGAATTGCCTTGCCTGAAGCCATACTCACTTTTCCATCACTCAAGTCCCTTGTTTTGAAACATGGTGATTATTTCGATTATTATCCAGAGTTTCCAAATGTTTATCTGCCATCCCTCAAGAACCTAGAGTTAGATACCCTCTGTGTGGACCCTAGCAAGCTTTTATCCGGCTGCCCTGTTCTTGAAAATCTTATGCTCATTGTACCGGACAGAGTCTATATTAGTTATGTTTATATACCTACAATCCAGATGCCTCGCACATTGAAAAGTTTAATCTTTGAAGATAAAAGCACCGTGGATAATGACATTAACCATCGTGTGATAGATACGCCATCTCTTGAATACCTCTATATGAAAATAATCGCGAAATCTAAGCTACAGGTATCGTTTAGCAATTTCCCTAACATGGTGGAGGCGCATCTTCATATTCATCATGAACGTGCTGTGCATGTCCCTTGGGTTCCTGAGCTTCTCCTAGCACTCCGCCAAACAAAATTGTTGGCATTGAAACATCTCACAACACGG TGCTTCTTTAGTGGTGTAACTTTCGGAATTCCGGAATTTCCCCGTTTGCTGAATCTAGAGCTTGATGTTCCATGTATGAACACAGACTTCCTACTAAACTTCCTTCATAATTGTCATGTACTTGAAGATCTCGCGGTTCATGTTTGGAAG AGTGATATTTTTCGTCAGTATTATGGGCCAGCACCACCAACCATGGTTCCCAATTGTGTGACGTCACATCTCAAGAGTTTTGAGTTTGGAGGATATAAAGACTCTGCAGGTGAGCGTGAATTTATTGCATATCTTTTACAAAGAGGACTTGCTTTGAAGACGGTCACAATTCATCTTACATATGTTTTTGACCAAGATACAAGATACGATATTGTCAGGGAATTATCTGCTATACCAAGGGGCTCTACAACATGTCAACTAAATTTCATTGACCTAAATCCGGTTAAACATA CTTGCAGATCTTGTGAAGAATTTGATACTTATGCAAGAGGTGTTCGATAG